In Pseudomonas sp. MYb327, one DNA window encodes the following:
- a CDS encoding MacB family efflux pump subunit — MQTPLIELQGIRKAYGGGDAPEVHVLRGIDLSIHAGEFVAIVGASGSGKSTLMNILGCLDRPTSGEYRFAGENVAALDSDALAWLRREAFGFVFQGYHLIPSGSAQENVEMPAIYAGLPAAERHARAAALLDRLGLATRTGNRPHQLSGGQQQRVSIARALMNGGHIILADEPTGALDSHSGKEVMALLDELASQGHVVILITHDREVAARAKRIIEIRDGLIISDSARDNPGAQHSANPGALQAVDLRKRLSEGAEATGAWKGELLDAVQAAWRVMWINKFRTALTLLGIIIGVASVVVMLAVGEGSKRQVMAQMGAFGSNIIYLSGSAPNPRTPLGIITLDEVKAVASLPQVMRIMPVNGQEAGVRFGNLDHLSYVGGNDTNFPAIFNWPVVEGSYFTEADEQNAAAVAVIGHKVRTKLLKDVANPIGQYILIENVPFQVVGVLAEKGASSGDSDSDDRIAIPYSAASVRLFGTHNPEYIAIAAADARKVKETEHAIEQLMLRLHNGKKDFELTNNAAMIQAEARTQNTLSLMLGSIAAISLLVGGIGVMNIMLMTVRERTREIGIRMATGARQRDILRQFLTEAVMLSVVGGLAGIALALFVGGVLILSEVAVAFSLIAVLGAFGCALVTGVVFGFMPARKAARLDPVTALTSE; from the coding sequence ATGCAGACGCCTCTGATTGAACTGCAAGGCATCCGCAAAGCCTACGGCGGTGGCGACGCCCCTGAAGTTCACGTGTTGCGCGGCATTGACCTGTCGATCCATGCCGGTGAGTTCGTGGCGATTGTCGGCGCGTCCGGTTCCGGCAAGTCGACGCTGATGAACATTCTCGGCTGCCTCGACCGCCCGACCTCGGGCGAATATCGCTTCGCCGGGGAAAACGTCGCCGCTCTCGACAGCGATGCACTGGCCTGGCTGCGGCGCGAAGCTTTCGGTTTCGTGTTCCAGGGTTATCACCTGATCCCGTCCGGCTCGGCCCAGGAAAACGTCGAGATGCCGGCGATCTACGCAGGTTTACCGGCCGCCGAACGCCACGCCCGCGCCGCCGCCCTGCTCGACCGTCTCGGCCTGGCCACGCGCACCGGCAATCGCCCGCATCAGCTCTCCGGTGGCCAGCAGCAACGGGTGTCCATCGCCCGCGCCTTGATGAACGGCGGACACATCATCCTCGCCGACGAGCCCACCGGCGCCCTCGACAGCCACAGCGGCAAAGAAGTCATGGCGCTGCTCGACGAACTGGCGAGCCAAGGCCACGTCGTCATCCTCATCACCCACGACCGGGAAGTGGCGGCGCGGGCCAAGCGCATCATCGAGATTCGCGACGGCCTGATCATCAGCGACAGCGCCCGTGACAATCCAGGCGCGCAACATTCGGCCAACCCCGGAGCCCTTCAAGCCGTCGATTTGCGCAAACGCCTGAGCGAAGGCGCCGAAGCCACCGGTGCCTGGAAAGGCGAACTGCTCGATGCGGTGCAAGCGGCGTGGCGGGTGATGTGGATCAACAAGTTCCGCACCGCGCTGACGCTGCTCGGCATCATCATCGGCGTCGCCTCGGTGGTGGTGATGCTCGCAGTCGGTGAAGGCAGCAAGCGCCAGGTCATGGCGCAAATGGGCGCATTCGGCTCCAACATCATTTACCTCAGCGGCTCGGCGCCAAACCCGCGAACGCCGCTGGGCATCATCACCCTGGACGAAGTCAAAGCCGTGGCCAGCCTGCCGCAAGTGATGCGGATCATGCCAGTCAACGGCCAGGAGGCCGGGGTGCGCTTCGGCAACCTCGACCACTTGAGCTACGTCGGCGGCAATGACACCAACTTCCCGGCGATCTTCAACTGGCCCGTGGTCGAAGGCAGCTACTTCACCGAAGCCGATGAACAGAATGCCGCCGCCGTGGCTGTGATCGGCCACAAGGTGCGGACTAAACTGCTCAAGGACGTCGCCAATCCCATCGGCCAGTACATCCTGATCGAAAACGTGCCGTTCCAGGTGGTTGGCGTGCTGGCGGAAAAAGGCGCCAGTTCCGGCGACTCCGACAGCGACGACCGCATCGCCATTCCCTACTCCGCCGCCAGCGTGCGCTTGTTCGGCACCCACAATCCGGAGTACATCGCGATTGCCGCCGCCGATGCGCGCAAGGTCAAGGAAACCGAGCACGCCATCGAGCAACTGATGCTGCGCCTGCACAACGGCAAAAAGGATTTCGAGCTGACCAACAACGCGGCGATGATCCAGGCCGAGGCGCGCACGCAAAACACCCTGTCGCTGATGCTCGGTTCAATCGCGGCGATTTCGTTGTTGGTGGGCGGCATCGGTGTGATGAACATCATGCTCATGACCGTGCGCGAGCGCACCCGCGAGATCGGTATTCGCATGGCCACCGGCGCCCGGCAACGGGACATCCTGCGTCAGTTCCTCACCGAAGCGGTGATGCTCTCGGTGGTCGGCGGATTGGCCGGGATCGCTCTGGCGCTGTTCGTCGGTGGTGTGCTGATCCTCAGCGAAGTCGCCGTAGCGTTCTCCTTGATAGCCGTGCTTGGCGCCTTCGGCTGCGCCCTTGTCACCGGTGTTGTCTTCGGCTTCATGCCGGCCCGCAAAGCTGCCCGGCTCGACCCGGTCACGGCCCTTACCAGTGAATGA
- the mgtA gene encoding magnesium-translocating P-type ATPase: MNLTLLKEFFAGFLRTRHIVRHFRRLALLENFTDTTVSREVPPTLAQTLVTAASSDTGHLLSTLGSHTDGLSELEAQTLREQLGLNEVEHEQPLPWWTHLWHCYKNPFNLLLTLLTVISWLTEDMKAAIVIFSMVVLSTLLRFWQETKSNQAADALKAMVSNTATVLRRNASRIELPIKLLVPGDLVVLSAGDMIPADCRVLSAKDLFVSQAAMTGESMPVEKFPRQHDSDTRNPLELDNILFMGTNVVSGTAMALILTTGNGTYFGALAQRVGATDRVPTSFQNGVNKVSWLLIRFMFVMAPLVLFINGFTKGDWTEALLFALSIAVGLTPEMLPMIVTSTLAKGAVFLSRKKVIVKRLDAIQNFGAMDVLCTDKTGTLTQDKIFLARNVDVWGNDSDDVLEMAYLNSYYQTGLKNLLDVAVLEHVEIHRDLKVGTAFRKVDEIPFDFTRRRMSVVVAERDHSHLLICKGAVEEVLAVCTRVRHGVMDEALTDELLARIRQVTTTFNAEGLRVVAVAARPMIEGRDTYSLADEQELTLIGYVAFLDPPKESTAPALKALAAHGVAVKVLTGDNELVTAKICREVGLEQQGLLMGNDVERMTDAELAVAVETTNVFAKLTPSHKERIVRLLKGNGHVVGFMGDGINDAPALRTADIGISVDSAVDIAKEAADIILLEKSLMVLEEGVLEGRRTFASMLKYIKMTASSNFGNVFSVLVASAFIPFLPMLPMHLLVQNLLYDISQIAIPFDNVDDEMLKQPQRWQPADVGRFMLFFGPISSIFDITTFALMWYVFDANTPDHQTLFQSGWFVVGLLTQTLIVHMIRTPKIPFLQSRAAMPLMVMTAIIMAVGIFLPMGPLAHYFKLQALPSLYFVFLPLILLAYMGLTQAVKGFYIRRFGWQ; encoded by the coding sequence ATGAACCTGACCCTGCTCAAGGAATTCTTCGCCGGATTCTTGCGTACCCGCCACATCGTCCGACACTTCCGTCGCCTTGCATTGCTGGAAAACTTCACCGACACCACAGTCAGCCGCGAAGTGCCGCCAACCCTGGCGCAAACCCTGGTCACCGCCGCCAGCAGTGACACCGGCCATCTGCTGAGCACACTCGGCAGCCACACCGACGGCCTGAGCGAACTTGAAGCCCAGACCCTGCGCGAGCAATTGGGTCTCAACGAAGTCGAGCACGAACAGCCGCTGCCGTGGTGGACCCATCTCTGGCACTGCTACAAAAACCCGTTCAACCTGCTGCTGACCTTGCTGACAGTCATCTCCTGGCTGACCGAAGACATGAAAGCTGCCATCGTGATTTTTTCCATGGTGGTGCTTTCGACTCTGCTGCGCTTCTGGCAGGAAACCAAATCCAACCAGGCTGCCGATGCGCTCAAGGCGATGGTCAGCAACACGGCCACAGTCCTGCGTCGGAATGCATCGCGCATCGAACTGCCCATCAAATTGCTGGTGCCGGGTGATCTGGTCGTGTTGTCAGCCGGCGACATGATTCCCGCCGATTGCCGGGTACTCAGCGCCAAGGACTTGTTCGTCAGCCAGGCCGCGATGACGGGCGAATCGATGCCGGTGGAGAAATTCCCCCGCCAGCACGACAGCGACACCCGTAACCCGCTGGAGCTGGACAACATTCTGTTCATGGGCACCAACGTGGTGTCCGGCACCGCCATGGCGCTAATCCTCACCACGGGCAACGGCACTTACTTCGGCGCACTGGCTCAGCGGGTAGGCGCTACCGACCGTGTACCGACGTCGTTCCAGAACGGGGTTAATAAAGTCAGCTGGTTGCTGATCCGCTTCATGTTCGTGATGGCGCCGCTGGTGCTGTTCATCAATGGTTTCACCAAGGGCGACTGGACTGAAGCGCTGTTGTTCGCGCTGTCGATTGCCGTGGGCCTGACCCCGGAAATGCTGCCCATGATCGTCACCTCGACCCTGGCCAAGGGTGCCGTGTTCCTGTCGCGCAAAAAAGTCATCGTCAAACGCCTCGACGCCATCCAGAACTTCGGTGCCATGGACGTGCTGTGCACTGACAAGACCGGCACCCTGACTCAAGACAAAATCTTCCTGGCGCGCAACGTCGATGTCTGGGGCAATGACTCCGATGACGTGCTGGAAATGGCCTACCTCAACAGTTACTACCAGACCGGCCTGAAAAACCTGCTGGATGTGGCGGTGCTTGAGCACGTGGAAATCCACCGTGACCTGAAAGTCGGCACGGCGTTTCGCAAGGTTGACGAAATTCCGTTCGACTTCACCCGGCGGCGCATGTCAGTGGTGGTTGCCGAGCGTGATCACTCCCACCTGTTGATCTGCAAAGGCGCGGTGGAGGAGGTGCTGGCGGTCTGCACGCGGGTGCGTCACGGCGTTATGGATGAAGCGCTGACCGATGAGCTGCTGGCGCGAATCCGTCAGGTGACCACCACTTTCAATGCAGAAGGCCTTCGTGTCGTTGCCGTAGCTGCACGGCCGATGATTGAAGGGCGCGATACCTACAGCCTGGCGGACGAACAGGAACTGACACTGATCGGCTACGTGGCTTTCCTCGACCCGCCAAAGGAAAGCACCGCACCGGCCCTCAAGGCACTGGCTGCGCACGGCGTGGCGGTGAAAGTGCTCACCGGCGACAATGAACTGGTGACGGCAAAGATCTGTCGCGAAGTCGGTCTGGAGCAACAAGGCCTGCTGATGGGTAACGACGTAGAGCGCATGACTGATGCCGAACTGGCGGTGGCGGTCGAGACCACTAACGTCTTCGCCAAGCTCACGCCCTCGCACAAAGAACGCATCGTCCGCCTGCTCAAGGGCAACGGTCATGTGGTCGGTTTTATGGGCGACGGCATCAACGACGCGCCGGCCCTGCGTACCGCCGACATCGGCATTTCGGTGGACAGCGCCGTGGACATTGCCAAGGAAGCGGCGGACATCATCCTGCTGGAGAAGAGCTTGATGGTGCTGGAGGAGGGCGTGCTGGAAGGGCGCAGGACCTTCGCCAGCATGCTCAAGTACATCAAGATGACCGCCAGTTCGAACTTCGGCAACGTGTTCTCGGTGCTGGTGGCGAGTGCGTTCATTCCGTTCCTGCCAATGCTGCCGATGCATCTGTTGGTGCAGAACCTGCTTTATGACATTTCGCAGATCGCCATTCCGTTCGATAACGTCGATGACGAGATGCTCAAGCAACCGCAACGCTGGCAGCCGGCGGATGTCGGGCGTTTCATGCTGTTTTTCGGACCGATCAGCTCGATCTTCGACATCACCACGTTTGCCTTGATGTGGTACGTGTTCGACGCCAATACACCGGACCATCAAACCCTGTTCCAGTCCGGCTGGTTCGTGGTCGGGCTGCTGACCCAGACCCTGATCGTGCACATGATTCGTACGCCGAAGATCCCTTTCCTGCAAAGCCGCGCAGCAATGCCGCTGATGGTGATGACCGCAATCATCATGGCCGTGGGCATCTTTCTACCGATGGGACCACTGGCGCATTATTTCAAATTGCAGGCATTGCCATCGCTGTACTTCGTGTTCCTGCCACTGATTCTGCTGGCGTATATGGGCCTGACTCAGGCGGTGAAGGGGTTTTACATCCGGCGGTTCGGGTGGCAGTAA
- a CDS encoding efflux RND transporter periplasmic adaptor subunit: MKRPRQTRRALLVALSLIPVIAVAAWQIIPPGRDQFATVQVTRADIESSVTALGTLQPRRYVDVGAQASGQIQKIHVEVGDVVKEGQLLVEIDPSTQQAKLDAGRFSIENLKAQLQEQRAQHDLAKQKFQRQQNLKAGNATREEDVQTAQAELRATQARIDMFQAQIRQAQASLRSDQAELGYTRIYAPMSGTVVALDAREGQTLNAQQQTPLILRIAKLSPMTVWAEVSEADIGHVKPGMNAWFTTLSGGTRRWKSTVRQILPVPPKPLDQTSQGGGSPASSSKSGSARVVLYTVLLDVDNADNALMAEMTTQVFFVADQAQNVLTAPIAALQAGAQADQQTAQVVAKNGSIEQRNVRTGISDRLRVQILDGLQEGDHLLIGPADGSGG, translated from the coding sequence ATGAAACGTCCCCGTCAGACCCGACGCGCCCTGCTTGTCGCACTCAGCCTGATCCCCGTAATCGCCGTGGCCGCCTGGCAAATTATCCCGCCCGGCCGGGACCAGTTCGCGACCGTGCAGGTCACCCGCGCCGACATCGAAAGCAGCGTCACGGCGTTGGGCACCCTGCAACCGAGGCGCTACGTCGACGTCGGCGCCCAGGCGTCCGGGCAGATTCAAAAGATCCACGTGGAAGTCGGCGATGTGGTCAAGGAAGGCCAGTTACTGGTGGAAATCGATCCGTCGACGCAACAGGCCAAACTCGACGCCGGGCGTTTCTCCATCGAAAACCTCAAGGCACAGCTCCAGGAGCAACGGGCGCAACACGACTTGGCCAAACAGAAATTCCAGCGCCAGCAAAATCTCAAGGCCGGCAACGCCACCCGCGAAGAAGACGTGCAGACCGCCCAGGCCGAACTGCGCGCCACCCAGGCGCGCATCGACATGTTCCAGGCGCAGATCCGCCAGGCCCAGGCCAGCCTGCGCAGCGATCAGGCCGAACTCGGTTACACGCGGATTTACGCGCCGATGTCCGGCACCGTGGTCGCACTCGACGCCCGTGAGGGCCAGACCCTCAACGCCCAGCAACAAACGCCACTGATTCTGCGCATTGCCAAACTGTCGCCGATGACCGTGTGGGCCGAGGTCTCCGAAGCCGATATCGGCCACGTCAAACCTGGCATGAATGCCTGGTTCACCACCCTCAGCGGCGGCACAAGACGCTGGAAAAGCACTGTGCGGCAGATTCTGCCGGTGCCGCCCAAACCCCTGGATCAAACGAGTCAGGGCGGTGGCAGCCCGGCCAGTTCGAGCAAAAGCGGCAGCGCGCGCGTGGTTCTGTACACCGTGTTACTCGACGTCGATAACGCCGATAACGCCTTGATGGCGGAAATGACCACCCAGGTATTTTTCGTCGCCGACCAGGCGCAAAACGTGCTGACCGCGCCGATTGCCGCGCTTCAAGCGGGCGCGCAAGCAGATCAGCAAACCGCACAAGTGGTCGCCAAAAACGGCAGCATCGAGCAACGCAACGTACGCACCGGCATCAGCGATCGCCTGCGGGTGCAGATCCTCGACGGCTTGCAGGAAGGCGATCATCTGTTGATCGGCCCGGCCGACGGGAGTGGCGGCTGA
- a CDS encoding sigma-70 family RNA polymerase sigma factor translates to MLENYYRELVCFLNAKLGNRQVAEDVVHDAYLRVLERSSATPIEQPRAFLYRTALNLVIDDHRRNALRQVESLDVLDNEERYFSPSPLSSLDHGQRLDMLQRALAELPRLCRESFLLRKIEGLSHPEIAEQLGISKALVEKHIVNAMKHCRMRMLHWDAH, encoded by the coding sequence ATGTTGGAAAACTACTATCGCGAGCTGGTGTGTTTCCTGAACGCCAAGCTCGGCAACCGTCAGGTCGCCGAAGATGTGGTGCATGACGCTTATCTGCGGGTCCTGGAACGCTCCAGCGCCACGCCGATCGAGCAACCCCGGGCCTTTCTTTATCGCACCGCGCTGAACCTGGTGATCGACGATCATCGGCGCAACGCCTTGCGCCAGGTCGAGTCGCTGGACGTGCTCGACAATGAAGAACGCTACTTCAGTCCATCCCCCCTCAGCAGCCTCGATCACGGTCAGCGCCTCGACATGCTCCAGCGTGCATTGGCAGAACTGCCTCGGTTGTGCCGCGAAAGTTTCCTGCTGCGCAAGATCGAAGGTTTATCGCATCCGGAGATCGCCGAACAACTGGGCATTTCCAAGGCATTAGTAGAAAAGCACATCGTCAATGCGATGAAGCACTGCCGGATGCGGATGCTGCATTGGGACGCCCATTGA
- a CDS encoding efflux transporter outer membrane subunit → MKPPLSLLTLCLLLGACGSPAQRPDSGIQPPANWQSPHNQGAIHDNRQWWNRFGSPQLGRLIEQARVGSYDLAAAIARVRQAQAQTVIAGGSQLPEVKAALNANRQKLLRGDGYSQLDADSDNSAVDYFNASLSASYEIDFWGGQRASRDSAQFALQASEFDQATVELTLLSGVANGYAQTLSLQEQSRIAELNLTNAQNVLKLVQTRFDSGSATALELAQQKSLVAAQQRQLPLVQQQARDAQISLATLLGRPVQELTLGQEHFDQLSWPAIDAGVPSQLLSRRPDIARAEAQLAAAEADVTVARAAMLPTVTLSAEIGSGADNAGDVLRSPFYNLTAGLLAPVFNNGRLGAERDKATARQEELLETYRGAIINGFADVEKALNSIRGLDEQRRWQSEELSQAQTAFNIAQSRYEAGAEDLLTVLETQRTLYAAQDLNVQLRLSRMQASIALYKALGGGWQAL, encoded by the coding sequence ATGAAGCCGCCATTGAGTCTGTTGACCCTCTGCCTGTTGCTCGGTGCTTGCGGCAGTCCTGCCCAGCGCCCGGACAGCGGCATCCAGCCACCCGCCAACTGGCAATCGCCACACAACCAAGGCGCCATTCATGACAACCGGCAATGGTGGAACCGGTTCGGCAGTCCACAGTTGGGACGGCTCATCGAACAGGCCCGAGTCGGCAGTTACGATCTGGCCGCCGCCATCGCCCGGGTGCGCCAGGCACAAGCCCAAACCGTGATCGCTGGCGGCTCGCAGCTGCCGGAGGTCAAAGCCGCACTTAATGCCAATCGGCAGAAACTGCTGCGCGGCGATGGCTACAGCCAACTGGACGCGGACAGCGACAACAGCGCCGTCGACTACTTCAACGCCAGCCTCAGTGCCAGTTACGAAATCGACTTCTGGGGTGGCCAGCGCGCCTCCCGCGACAGCGCGCAATTTGCCTTGCAGGCCAGCGAGTTCGATCAGGCGACCGTGGAGCTGACGCTACTCAGCGGTGTGGCCAACGGCTACGCGCAGACCTTGTCGTTGCAGGAGCAGAGCCGCATTGCCGAGTTGAATCTGACCAATGCGCAGAACGTTCTGAAACTGGTGCAGACCCGCTTCGATTCAGGCTCGGCGACAGCCCTCGAACTGGCCCAGCAAAAAAGCCTGGTGGCGGCGCAACAACGGCAATTGCCGCTGGTGCAGCAACAGGCCAGGGACGCGCAAATCAGCCTCGCCACCCTGCTCGGCCGCCCGGTGCAGGAACTGACGCTGGGCCAGGAACACTTCGATCAATTGTCCTGGCCGGCCATCGACGCCGGTGTACCCAGCCAGTTGCTCAGCCGTCGCCCGGACATTGCCCGAGCTGAAGCGCAACTGGCCGCCGCCGAGGCTGACGTCACCGTCGCCCGCGCCGCGATGTTGCCGACCGTGACCCTGAGCGCAGAAATCGGCTCCGGCGCCGACAACGCCGGCGACGTCCTGCGCAGCCCCTTTTACAACCTGACCGCCGGGTTGCTTGCGCCGGTGTTCAACAACGGTCGCCTGGGCGCAGAGCGCGACAAAGCCACGGCTCGACAGGAAGAACTGCTGGAAACCTATCGCGGCGCGATCATCAACGGTTTCGCCGATGTGGAAAAAGCCCTGAACAGCATTCGCGGCCTGGACGAACAGCGGCGATGGCAAAGCGAGGAACTGAGCCAGGCGCAGACCGCGTTCAACATTGCGCAAAGTCGCTATGAGGCCGGGGCCGAGGATTTGCTGACCGTGCTGGAGACCCAGCGCACGCTGTATGCCGCGCAGGATTTGAATGTGCAGCTGCGGTTGTCGCGGATGCAGGCGAGTATTGCGTTGTACAAGGCGCTGGGGGGTGGGTGGCAGGCTTTGTAA
- a CDS encoding SidA/IucD/PvdA family monooxygenase codes for MTQAIASPIVHDLIGVGFGPSNLALAIALQERGPSQGELDVLFLDKQANYSWHGNTLSTQSELQISFLKDLVTLRNPTSPYSFVNYLKAHGRLVDFINLGTFYPCRMEYNDYLRWVAAQFDRQSRYGEEVLTIEPVLHNQQVEALRVISRDATGHQQVRTTRSVVVSAGGTPRIPEAFKALKDDSRVFHHSQYLAQMARQPCVNNQPMSIAIIGGGQSAAEAFIDLNDSFPSVQVDMILRGSALKPADDSPFVNEVFSPEFTDLVFQQASSERERLVNEYHNTNYSVVDIDLIERIYGIFYRQKVSGIARHAFRTLTTIEKATATERGIELVVRNGANGEVTVRHYDAVVLATGYERQMHRKLLAPLEQYLGDFEVDRHYKLITDERCKAGIYMQGFCQASHGLSDTLLSILPIRADEIAGSLYDHGKHRGHRSVVDLLLATAS; via the coding sequence ATGACACAGGCAATTGCATCGCCCATCGTTCACGACCTGATCGGCGTCGGTTTCGGCCCTTCGAACCTGGCGCTGGCCATCGCTCTGCAAGAGCGCGGGCCGAGCCAGGGCGAACTGGATGTGCTGTTTCTCGACAAGCAGGCCAACTACAGCTGGCATGGCAACACCCTGTCGACCCAGAGCGAGTTGCAGATTTCCTTCCTCAAGGACCTGGTGACCCTGCGCAACCCCACCAGCCCTTACTCGTTCGTCAATTACCTCAAGGCCCACGGTCGCCTGGTGGACTTCATCAACCTCGGCACCTTCTATCCGTGCCGCATGGAGTACAACGACTACCTGCGCTGGGTTGCTGCGCAGTTCGATAGGCAGAGCCGTTACGGCGAAGAAGTGCTGACCATCGAACCGGTGCTGCACAACCAGCAAGTCGAAGCGCTGCGGGTGATTTCTCGCGACGCCACCGGGCATCAACAGGTGCGCACCACCCGTTCGGTGGTAGTCAGCGCCGGCGGCACCCCGCGCATTCCCGAGGCGTTCAAGGCGCTGAAGGATGACAGTCGCGTGTTTCATCACTCGCAGTACCTGGCGCAAATGGCCAGGCAACCGTGCGTGAACAACCAGCCGATGAGCATCGCGATCATCGGCGGCGGTCAGAGTGCGGCGGAAGCCTTCATCGATTTGAACGACAGCTTCCCGTCGGTGCAGGTGGACATGATCCTGCGCGGTTCGGCCTTGAAACCGGCGGACGACAGCCCGTTCGTCAACGAAGTGTTCTCGCCGGAATTCACCGACCTGGTGTTCCAGCAGGCCAGCAGTGAGCGTGAACGTCTGGTCAACGAGTACCACAACACCAACTATTCGGTGGTGGACATCGACCTGATCGAGCGCATCTACGGCATCTTCTACCGGCAGAAAGTCTCGGGCATTGCCCGCCATGCGTTTCGTACCCTGACCACGATCGAAAAGGCCACCGCCACTGAGCGCGGCATTGAACTGGTGGTGCGTAACGGCGCCAACGGCGAAGTCACGGTGCGTCATTACGACGCCGTGGTACTGGCCACCGGTTATGAGCGCCAGATGCACCGCAAACTACTGGCGCCGCTGGAGCAGTACCTGGGTGACTTCGAGGTCGACCGCCATTACAAACTGATCACCGACGAGCGCTGCAAGGCCGGCATTTATATGCAGGGCTTCTGCCAGGCCAGTCATGGTTTGAGCGATACGCTGCTGTCGATCCTGCCGATTCGTGCCGACGAAATTGCCGGGTCACTGTATGACCATGGCAAGCATCGTGGGCACCGTTCGGTAGTGGATTTGTTGTTGGCTACCGCGAGTTAA
- a CDS encoding response regulator, with product MSNKSLRILIADEQHFNRLRIERCFNQLGYFRVAPVLCVEELLTLVEFASEPFDLLVINAAMGEGKLDLLDYCLDNRQLDRVLIYDGRAARLPSLPAGKQQKIQISHALLPDLSALQRLMGSVDPCLPFVGTVISVR from the coding sequence TTGTCGAACAAGTCCTTACGTATCCTGATTGCTGACGAACAACACTTTAACCGTCTCAGAATCGAGCGCTGCTTCAACCAGCTCGGTTACTTTCGGGTGGCGCCGGTGCTCTGCGTCGAAGAGCTGCTGACGTTGGTGGAGTTTGCGAGCGAGCCGTTCGATCTGCTGGTCATCAATGCGGCGATGGGGGAAGGGAAGCTGGATCTGCTCGATTACTGCCTCGATAACCGGCAGCTGGACCGGGTCTTGATCTACGACGGCCGGGCGGCGCGGCTACCGAGTCTGCCGGCCGGCAAGCAGCAAAAAATCCAGATTAGCCACGCATTGCTGCCTGATCTGTCGGCGCTTCAGCGCTTGATGGGAAGCGTGGATCCATGTCTACCGTTCGTCGGCACTGTCATTTCTGTCAGGTAG
- a CDS encoding response regulator transcription factor, with amino-acid sequence MKSVLIVDDHPVIRGAVKIVLKQEGYKRIYEADSGNEVLPMIREHKPDLVVLDLNIPSLDGLDVLARIKAGEVPCRVVIFTSQEPMFYQERCMRAGASAYVAKTNDLHHLHKAVHAVMSGYTYFTRLPSSSVSLNAMQRSEKELIDKLSDRELTIFQHLARGISNKAIAEIMHLSHKTVSTYKTRLTEKLNVESSVHLRDLARRNHLI; translated from the coding sequence ATGAAGTCAGTGCTGATTGTGGACGATCACCCGGTGATTCGCGGCGCCGTCAAAATCGTTCTCAAGCAGGAAGGGTACAAGCGCATTTACGAAGCCGACAGCGGTAACGAAGTCTTGCCGATGATTCGCGAGCACAAGCCTGATCTGGTGGTGCTGGACCTGAATATCCCGTCTCTCGATGGCCTGGATGTGCTGGCGCGGATCAAGGCCGGCGAAGTGCCCTGTCGCGTGGTGATCTTTACTTCCCAGGAGCCCATGTTCTACCAGGAACGCTGCATGCGTGCCGGTGCCTCTGCCTATGTGGCCAAGACCAACGATTTGCACCATTTGCACAAAGCCGTGCATGCGGTGATGTCGGGTTACACCTATTTCACTCGACTGCCCTCGAGTTCGGTGTCACTGAACGCAATGCAACGCAGCGAAAAAGAGTTGATCGACAAGCTCTCGGATCGCGAGCTGACGATCTTCCAGCACTTGGCCAGGGGCATCAGTAACAAGGCAATCGCCGAAATCATGCATCTGAGTCACAAGACCGTCAGCACCTACAAGACGCGGTTGACGGAAAAGCTCAACGTAGAGTCGTCGGTGCATTTGCGCGATCTTGCCCGACGCAATCATTTGATCTGA